A stretch of the Desulfovibrio sp. X2 genome encodes the following:
- a CDS encoding glutamate-cysteine ligase family protein — protein sequence MRLRLFEAYGVEIEYMIVDRATLDVSPVCDGALAAAAGETAAGGTGDVADVEFGDIAWSNELVLHVLEMKTDGPAAKLPGLAADFQRYVGKADAILERFGARLMPTGAHPWMDPHRETRLWPHESGPIYQAYDRIFGCRGHGWSNLQSTHLNLPFDGDEEFAALHAAIRLLLPLMPALTASTPVLDARAQPWLDARMEYYRTNSARVPSLTGLVVPEPIGDEETYRREVFERMYRDIAPLDPDGVLHDEFLNARGAIARFGRGSIEIRVLDSQECPAADLACAGLICAALRRLCSGRWSGPAEQFAPDTQRLHALLLAAVRDADRAVVADEEVLRLLRFPGKKARAGEVWAHLAETCLPEEERDPAWAEPLGVLLGQGPEGSGQGCLARRIREALGPDFDRSGLSRVYGELCDCLAQGRVFRG from the coding sequence ATGAGGCTCAGGCTCTTCGAGGCGTACGGCGTGGAAATCGAATACATGATCGTGGACCGCGCGACCCTGGACGTGTCGCCGGTCTGCGACGGGGCCCTGGCCGCGGCGGCCGGGGAGACGGCCGCAGGAGGGACCGGGGACGTGGCGGACGTGGAGTTCGGGGACATCGCCTGGTCCAACGAGCTGGTGCTGCACGTCCTGGAGATGAAGACGGACGGCCCGGCCGCGAAGCTTCCCGGCCTGGCCGCGGATTTCCAGCGCTACGTGGGCAAGGCCGACGCCATCCTCGAGCGCTTCGGCGCGCGGCTCATGCCCACGGGCGCGCATCCCTGGATGGACCCGCACCGCGAGACCAGGCTCTGGCCGCACGAATCCGGCCCCATCTACCAGGCCTACGACCGCATCTTCGGCTGCAGGGGGCACGGCTGGTCGAATCTCCAAAGCACGCACCTGAACCTGCCCTTCGACGGCGACGAGGAGTTCGCCGCGCTGCACGCGGCCATCCGCCTGCTCCTGCCGCTCATGCCCGCGCTCACGGCCTCCACGCCGGTGCTCGACGCCAGGGCCCAGCCCTGGCTCGACGCGCGCATGGAGTACTACCGCACCAACTCGGCGCGCGTGCCGAGCCTCACCGGACTCGTGGTGCCCGAGCCCATCGGCGACGAGGAGACGTACCGCCGCGAGGTCTTCGAGCGCATGTACCGCGACATCGCGCCGCTGGACCCCGACGGCGTGCTGCACGACGAGTTCCTGAACGCGCGCGGGGCCATCGCCCGCTTCGGCCGGGGCAGCATCGAGATCAGGGTGCTGGACTCCCAGGAGTGCCCGGCCGCGGACCTGGCCTGCGCCGGGCTCATCTGCGCCGCGCTGCGCAGGCTGTGCAGCGGCCGCTGGTCCGGCCCGGCGGAGCAGTTCGCCCCGGACACGCAGCGGCTGCACGCCCTGCTCCTCGCTGCGGTGCGCGACGCGGACCGCGCCGTGGTGGCCGACGAGGAGGTGCTGCGGCTCCTTCGTTTCCCCGGGAAGAAGGCCCGCGCGGGCGAGGTCTGGGCGCACCTGGCCGAGACCTGCCTGCCCGAGGAGGAGCGCGACCCGGCCTGGGCCGAGCCGCTCGGCGTGCTGCTGGGCCAGGGGCCCGAGGGCTCGGGCCAGGGCTGCCTGGCGCGGCGCATCCGCGAGGCCCTGGGGCCGGACTTCGACCGCTCCGGGCTTTCCCGCGTCTACGGCGAGCTCTGCGACTGCCTGGCCCAGGGCCGGGTCTTCAGGGGCTGA
- a CDS encoding UDP-glucuronic acid decarboxylase family protein produces MHLKKRILVTGGAGFLGSHLCDRLIAAGHDVICVDNCFTGTKHNVYHLMDDPHFEFMRHDITFPLYLEMDEIYNLACPASPIHYQHDPVQTTKTCVHGSINMLGLAKRTRAKILQASTSEVYGDPEMHPQREDYWGHVNPIGTRSCYDEGKRCAETLFMDYHRQHGVRIKVARIFNTYGPRMHPNDGRVVSNFIVQALRGEEITIYGDGSQTRSFCYVDDMIEAFLRLMGTGPEFTGPVNLGNPHEFTIRELAERIVAMTGSRSKIVHKPLPHDDPRQRKPDIALARERLGWEPRVPFEEGLIRTVAYFEEFLRAL; encoded by the coding sequence ATGCATCTGAAGAAACGCATCCTGGTCACCGGCGGCGCCGGGTTCCTGGGCTCCCACCTGTGCGACCGGCTGATCGCGGCGGGCCACGACGTCATCTGCGTGGACAACTGCTTCACCGGCACCAAGCACAACGTCTACCACCTGATGGACGACCCGCACTTCGAGTTCATGCGGCACGACATCACCTTCCCGCTCTACCTGGAGATGGACGAGATCTACAATCTGGCCTGCCCGGCCTCGCCCATCCACTACCAGCACGACCCGGTGCAGACGACCAAGACCTGCGTGCACGGCTCCATCAACATGCTGGGCCTGGCCAAGCGCACCCGGGCGAAGATCCTGCAGGCCTCCACCTCCGAGGTCTACGGCGACCCCGAGATGCACCCGCAGCGCGAGGACTACTGGGGACACGTGAACCCCATCGGGACGCGCTCGTGCTACGACGAGGGCAAGCGCTGCGCCGAGACCCTGTTCATGGACTACCACCGCCAGCACGGCGTGCGCATCAAGGTCGCCCGCATCTTCAACACCTACGGGCCGCGCATGCACCCGAACGACGGCCGCGTGGTCTCGAACTTCATCGTGCAGGCCCTGCGCGGCGAGGAGATCACCATCTACGGCGACGGCTCGCAGACCCGCTCCTTCTGCTACGTGGACGACATGATCGAGGCCTTCCTGCGGCTCATGGGCACCGGCCCCGAGTTCACCGGCCCGGTCAACCTGGGCAACCCGCACGAGTTCACCATCCGCGAACTGGCCGAGAGGATCGTGGCCATGACCGGCTCGCGCTCGAAAATCGTCCACAAGCCCCTGCCGCACGACGACCCCAGGCAGCGCAAGCCCGACATCGCCCTGGCGCGCGAAAGGCTCGGCTGGGAGCCGCGCGTGCCCTTCGAGGAGGGGCTGATCCGGACCGTCGCCTACTTCGAGGAATTCCTGCGCGCCCTGTGA
- the greA gene encoding transcription elongation factor GreA encodes MDSIPITIEGFKRLEEELHRLKKERPEVIQAIKEAREEGDLKENAGYDAARERQGMLEARINYIESRMSRFTLIDLATLDGEIVTFGATVEIEDVDTGELKKYTLLGPDEAEPSKGSISVFSPVGRAMLGKEVGDEIVVEAPRGKIQYEIVSVVFEACQ; translated from the coding sequence ATGGACAGCATTCCCATTACCATTGAGGGATTCAAGCGCCTCGAGGAAGAGCTGCACAGGCTCAAGAAGGAACGGCCGGAAGTCATCCAGGCCATCAAGGAAGCGCGCGAGGAAGGCGACCTCAAGGAGAACGCGGGCTACGACGCCGCGCGTGAGCGCCAGGGCATGCTCGAGGCGCGCATCAACTACATCGAGTCGCGCATGTCGCGCTTCACCCTCATCGACCTCGCGACCCTGGACGGCGAGATCGTGACCTTCGGCGCCACCGTGGAGATCGAGGACGTGGACACGGGCGAACTCAAGAAATACACCCTGCTCGGACCGGACGAGGCCGAGCCCTCCAAGGGCAGCATCTCCGTCTTCTCGCCCGTGGGCCGGGCCATGCTGGGCAAGGAAGTGGGCGACGAGATCGTGGTCGAGGCCCCGCGCGGCAAGATCCAGTACGAAATCGTCTCCGTCGTCTTCGAGGCCTGCCAGTAA
- a CDS encoding alkaline phosphatase family protein, whose amino-acid sequence MTLSARPRLAVLGLDGLSLDLGRALCGLTDLPALSRLLEDARAHETTAELPELSPVNWTSLATGQGPGGHGVFGFTRLDPARYEIALTDAASVAAPRFWERYGELGLTCKVVNWPHAHPARPFPGWLVAGFAAPELARACHPPMLARILAGKGYRIEPDTARGKEDPDALLRGLHESLACRRTALDLLWPDLAWDAFALVLTETDRLFHFQLHSLLDPARPLHADCLAWLRAWDGLLGDFLARYDALPGQKRLLVMADHGFAPLASEVDLNSWLVRQGLLRLAGPARHELDAARVAPPTRALALDPGRIFIHTHGRFARGEVAPGQTAPLAAEIRAALLSLTFEGRPVMEEVFLGPELYPEAAGTPHAAEVPDLVCLAAEGFSLTAKWDGREVFGLHGRTGCHTARGALWWDSEGSRPARMRDAGRVIAEALLPPERGRTD is encoded by the coding sequence ATGACCCTCTCCGCACGCCCCCGCCTGGCCGTGCTCGGCCTGGACGGGCTCTCCCTCGATCTGGGCCGCGCGCTCTGCGGCCTGACCGACCTGCCCGCGCTCTCGCGCCTGCTCGAGGATGCCCGCGCCCACGAAACGACGGCCGAGCTGCCCGAGCTCTCGCCGGTCAACTGGACCTCCCTGGCCACGGGCCAGGGGCCGGGCGGCCACGGCGTGTTCGGCTTCACCCGCCTGGACCCCGCGCGCTACGAGATCGCCCTGACCGACGCCGCGTCCGTGGCCGCGCCCCGCTTCTGGGAGCGCTACGGCGAGCTCGGCCTGACCTGCAAGGTGGTCAACTGGCCCCACGCCCATCCGGCGCGGCCCTTTCCCGGCTGGCTGGTGGCCGGGTTCGCGGCCCCGGAGCTTGCCCGCGCCTGCCACCCGCCCATGCTGGCGCGCATCCTGGCGGGCAAAGGCTACCGCATCGAGCCGGACACGGCCCGCGGCAAGGAGGACCCGGACGCGCTCCTGCGCGGCCTGCACGAATCCCTCGCCTGCCGCCGCACGGCGCTGGACCTCCTCTGGCCGGACCTGGCCTGGGACGCCTTCGCCCTGGTCCTGACCGAGACGGACCGCCTCTTCCATTTCCAGCTGCACAGCCTGCTCGATCCCGCGCGGCCCCTGCACGCCGACTGCCTGGCCTGGCTGCGGGCCTGGGACGGCCTGCTGGGCGACTTCCTTGCCCGCTACGACGCCCTGCCCGGGCAAAAGCGCCTCCTGGTCATGGCCGACCACGGCTTCGCGCCGCTCGCAAGCGAAGTGGACCTCAACTCCTGGCTCGTGCGCCAGGGGCTTTTGCGCCTCGCGGGCCCGGCCCGCCACGAGCTGGACGCCGCGCGCGTCGCCCCCCCCACGCGCGCCCTGGCCCTGGACCCGGGCCGGATATTCATCCACACGCACGGCCGCTTCGCCCGGGGCGAGGTCGCGCCCGGCCAGACTGCCCCCCTCGCGGCCGAGATCCGCGCCGCGCTCCTCTCCCTCACCTTCGAGGGACGGCCGGTCATGGAGGAGGTCTTCCTCGGCCCCGAGCTCTATCCCGAGGCCGCGGGCACGCCGCACGCCGCCGAGGTCCCGGACCTCGTCTGCCTCGCGGCCGAGGGCTTCTCCCTGACCGCCAAGTGGGACGGCCGCGAGGTCTTCGGCCTGCACGGCCGCACCGGCTGCCACACGGCGCGCGGCGCCCTGTGGTGGGATTCCGAGGGCTCGCGGCCCGCCCGCATGCGCGACGCGGGCCGAGTGATCGCCGAGGCCCTCCTGCCCCCGGAGCGGGGGCGGACGGACTGA
- a CDS encoding putative molybdenum carrier protein, whose product MSASSPVPPQKAPRAPSPDRPAVPPPEGARLRIVSGGQTGVDRAALDAARALGLPHGGWCPRGRRAEDGAVPEAYGLRETASAGYRERTKRNVVEADATLILCLDGLTPGSELTRRVARAADKPCLVVDLRRPPLDEAVAHWLAERRVAALNVAGSSESKRPGIHALALAFLLRLLAPCACARPPGHGE is encoded by the coding sequence GTGTCAGCATCCTCTCCCGTCCCGCCGCAAAAGGCTCCGCGCGCCCCGTCCCCGGACCGTCCCGCCGTCCCGCCGCCGGAGGGGGCGCGGCTGCGCATCGTCTCCGGCGGGCAGACAGGCGTGGACCGGGCCGCGCTGGACGCGGCCAGGGCGCTGGGCCTGCCGCACGGCGGCTGGTGCCCGCGCGGCCGCAGGGCCGAGGACGGCGCCGTCCCCGAAGCCTACGGGCTGCGCGAGACCGCCTCGGCCGGATACCGCGAGCGCACGAAGCGCAACGTGGTCGAGGCCGACGCCACGCTCATCCTCTGCCTGGACGGCCTGACCCCGGGCAGCGAGCTGACCAGGCGCGTGGCGCGCGCCGCGGACAAGCCCTGCCTGGTGGTGGACCTGCGCCGTCCGCCCCTGGACGAGGCCGTGGCCCACTGGCTGGCCGAGCGCCGCGTGGCCGCCCTGAACGTGGCCGGTTCCAGCGAGTCCAAGCGGCCCGGCATCCACGCCCTGGCCCTCGCGTTCCTCCTGCGCCTCCTCGCCCCGTGCGCCTGCGCCCGACCGCCCGGGCACGGGGAGTGA
- a CDS encoding ATP-dependent helicase, with translation MSIDYQNDLNEAQYRAVMHGGGPLLVIAGAGSGKTRTIVYRLARLVEQGTLPDHILLLTFTRKASQEMLARAGYLLGMGLSQAAGGTFHSFAFAQLRRYANFAGFENGFTIMDRADAAALAKEARERLALGKGDKAFPKRETCLELISKARNKELTIEQVVTAEYFHLTAYAEDLARIGDEYQAIKRRHGMLDYDDLLFELEKLLVSEEHVRVSVNARYRHVMVDEYQDTNLVQARLVKLLAGEERSVCAVGDDAQSIYAFRGANVANILDFPKTFPGAEIVRLEQNYRSTQPILDLTNAILANAREKYEKHLFTARTEGARPEIVRTLSDASQARAVMEKLAELRRDYALHEIAVLFRAGYQSYPVELELNKLGLPFAKYGGIRFTEAAHVKDVLAFLRLAVNPSDLAAWRRVLELVKGVGAKTALSIAQAAITGDVATLEKHKRKKPLLADILNLADSLRADRPSPERALTRVMEFYVPIMVENYPDDYPRRQQGLDELAGLSAPYRDMEGFLADISLENPGEDEREAREDTLVLSTIHSAKGLEWKAVMVIDLVEDRFPSRRAMGRPEDLEEERRLMYVACTRAKDRLVLFVPETIYIRHLERHEPMRPSPFILELPAETYTDMREGFGGRISPVRHGAAPTPADAPRTVARNGAPSFGGNGNGTTPPPKAFGFCTHKIYGRGKIIEHIPPDKYRVNFQQFGLKVIVGQYLEMEEA, from the coding sequence ATGTCCATAGACTACCAAAACGACCTGAACGAGGCCCAGTACCGGGCCGTGATGCACGGGGGCGGCCCGCTCCTGGTCATCGCGGGCGCGGGCTCCGGCAAGACCCGGACCATCGTCTACCGCCTGGCGCGGCTGGTGGAGCAGGGCACCCTGCCCGACCACATCCTGCTGCTCACCTTCACCCGCAAGGCCTCCCAGGAGATGCTGGCGCGCGCGGGCTACCTGCTCGGCATGGGGCTCTCCCAGGCCGCGGGCGGCACGTTCCACTCCTTCGCCTTCGCGCAGCTCCGGCGCTACGCCAACTTCGCGGGCTTCGAGAACGGCTTCACCATCATGGACAGGGCCGACGCCGCTGCCCTGGCCAAGGAGGCGCGCGAGCGCCTGGCGCTCGGCAAGGGCGACAAGGCCTTTCCCAAGCGCGAGACCTGCCTCGAGCTCATCTCCAAGGCGCGCAACAAGGAGCTGACCATCGAGCAGGTGGTGACGGCCGAGTACTTCCACCTCACGGCCTATGCCGAGGACCTGGCCAGGATCGGCGACGAGTACCAGGCCATCAAGCGACGCCACGGCATGCTCGACTACGACGACCTGCTCTTCGAGCTGGAGAAGCTGCTCGTCTCCGAGGAGCACGTGCGCGTCTCGGTGAACGCCCGCTACCGCCACGTCATGGTGGACGAGTACCAGGACACCAACCTGGTCCAGGCGCGCCTCGTGAAGCTGCTCGCGGGCGAGGAGCGAAGCGTCTGCGCCGTGGGCGACGACGCCCAGTCCATCTACGCCTTCCGCGGCGCCAACGTGGCCAACATCCTGGACTTCCCCAAGACCTTCCCCGGGGCCGAGATCGTGCGCCTGGAGCAGAACTATCGCTCCACCCAGCCCATCCTGGACCTGACCAACGCCATCCTCGCCAATGCCCGCGAGAAGTACGAGAAGCACCTCTTCACCGCGCGCACCGAGGGCGCAAGGCCCGAGATCGTGCGCACCCTCTCCGACGCCTCGCAGGCGCGCGCGGTCATGGAGAAGCTGGCCGAGCTCCGGCGCGACTACGCCCTGCACGAGATCGCCGTGCTGTTTCGCGCGGGCTACCAGTCCTATCCCGTGGAGCTCGAGCTGAACAAGCTCGGCCTGCCCTTCGCCAAGTACGGCGGCATCCGCTTCACCGAGGCCGCGCACGTGAAGGACGTGCTGGCCTTCCTGCGCCTGGCCGTGAACCCCTCGGACCTCGCGGCCTGGCGCCGCGTGCTCGAGCTGGTCAAGGGCGTGGGCGCCAAGACCGCCCTCTCCATCGCCCAGGCGGCCATCACCGGCGACGTGGCGACCCTCGAGAAGCACAAGCGCAAGAAGCCGCTGCTGGCGGACATCCTGAACCTCGCGGACTCCCTGCGCGCCGACCGGCCTTCCCCGGAGCGCGCCCTCACCCGGGTCATGGAGTTCTACGTGCCGATCATGGTCGAGAACTACCCGGACGACTACCCGCGCCGCCAGCAGGGGCTGGACGAACTGGCGGGCCTCAGCGCGCCCTACCGCGACATGGAGGGCTTTCTGGCCGACATCTCGCTCGAGAACCCGGGCGAGGACGAGCGCGAGGCGCGCGAGGACACCCTGGTGCTCTCCACCATCCACTCGGCCAAGGGGCTCGAATGGAAGGCCGTGATGGTCATCGACCTGGTCGAGGACCGCTTCCCCTCGCGCCGCGCCATGGGCAGGCCCGAGGACCTGGAGGAGGAGCGGCGCCTGATGTACGTGGCCTGCACCCGGGCCAAGGACCGGCTCGTCCTCTTCGTGCCCGAGACCATCTACATCCGCCACCTCGAGCGCCACGAGCCCATGCGGCCCTCGCCCTTCATCCTGGAGCTGCCCGCCGAGACCTACACGGACATGCGCGAGGGCTTCGGCGGCCGCATCTCGCCCGTGCGCCACGGCGCGGCCCCAACTCCTGCGGACGCGCCCCGCACCGTGGCCCGGAACGGCGCACCGTCCTTCGGAGGCAACGGCAACGGCACCACCCCGCCGCCCAAGGCCTTCGGCTTCTGCACCCACAAGATCTACGGCCGGGGCAAGATCATCGAGCACATTCCGCCGGACAAGTACCGCGTCAACTTCCAGCAGTTCGGGCTCAAGGTCATCGTGGGCCAGTACCTGGAGATGGAGGAGGCGTGA
- a CDS encoding N-formylglutamate amidohydrolase: MLENALLLITCEHGGNEVPARYAALFTGQEGLLASHRGYDPGALALARLLARRFSARLAAPLLFSETTRLLADLNRSRGHPRLFSQTTAALPKEEREAILARHWQPHREAATAAARAVLASGRPVLHLASHSFTPVLDGAVRRADVGLLYDPKRAEEKAFCAAWAAALARRAPGLRVRRNQPYRGAADGLTTHLRRLFAAEFPEGPPYLGVEIEVNQRFRSADGESGGASWRSVAGALAESLEETLARAPGPDA, from the coding sequence ATGCTCGAGAACGCACTGCTGCTCATCACCTGCGAGCACGGCGGCAACGAGGTGCCTGCACGCTACGCGGCGCTCTTCACCGGACAGGAGGGGCTCCTCGCCTCGCACCGGGGCTACGACCCCGGCGCCCTGGCCCTGGCGCGGCTCCTGGCCCGAAGATTCTCCGCCAGGCTGGCCGCGCCGCTCCTCTTCTCCGAGACCACGCGCCTGCTGGCGGACCTGAACCGCTCGCGCGGCCATCCCCGCCTCTTCTCGCAGACAACCGCCGCCCTCCCGAAGGAGGAGCGCGAGGCCATCCTCGCGCGGCACTGGCAGCCGCACCGCGAGGCGGCCACGGCGGCCGCGCGCGCGGTCCTCGCCTCGGGCCGTCCGGTGCTGCACCTGGCGAGCCACAGCTTCACCCCGGTGCTGGACGGCGCGGTGCGGCGCGCGGACGTGGGCCTGCTCTACGACCCGAAGCGGGCCGAGGAGAAGGCATTCTGCGCCGCCTGGGCCGCCGCGCTCGCGCGGCGCGCGCCCGGCCTGCGCGTGCGGCGCAACCAGCCCTACCGCGGCGCGGCGGACGGGCTGACCACGCACCTGCGGCGCCTTTTCGCGGCGGAGTTTCCCGAGGGGCCGCCCTATCTGGGGGTGGAGATCGAGGTCAACCAGCGCTTCCGCTCGGCCGACGGGGAATCCGGCGGCGCGTCCTGGCGTTCCGTGGCCGGGGCCCTGGCGGAGTCTCTCGAGGAGACGCTCGCCAGGGCCCCGGGGCCGGACGCGTGA
- the thiL gene encoding thiamine-phosphate kinase: MSRLSSEQAFLDLIAEHFPNAHPNLELGRGDDCALLKCPPRVCLTTDLFLEDRHFRRAYFAPEDVGRKALAVNVSDILGMGARPLGFALNLMAPPDVEREWWSRMFLAMSGLAREYDLPLAGGDLSLDERIGLAVTVWGEPWPGGEFKRRGMAEAGDTLFAVGHLGLARAGLLALEEKGRHAQADFPHAVACHLCPCLSPKASNTLSRLPFVRGLMDVSDGLAQDVPRFVGPRLGAALDLDPAVLHEEVRIAAGAHGQDPALFAALGGEDYALLGALPPDRLAEARDRVPELVPIGTVTPEPGLTLHGAPLGRGFDHFQKD, encoded by the coding sequence GTGAGCAGGCTCAGCTCGGAACAGGCCTTCCTGGACCTGATCGCCGAACACTTTCCGAACGCCCACCCGAACCTCGAGCTCGGACGGGGCGACGACTGCGCGCTGCTCAAATGTCCGCCGCGCGTCTGCCTGACCACGGACCTGTTCCTGGAGGACCGCCACTTCCGCCGCGCCTACTTCGCGCCCGAGGACGTGGGCCGCAAGGCCCTGGCCGTGAACGTCTCGGACATCCTCGGCATGGGCGCGCGGCCGCTCGGCTTCGCCCTGAACCTCATGGCCCCGCCGGACGTGGAGCGCGAGTGGTGGAGCCGCATGTTCCTGGCCATGAGCGGCCTGGCCCGCGAGTACGACCTGCCCCTGGCGGGCGGCGACCTCTCGCTGGACGAGCGCATCGGCCTGGCCGTCACCGTCTGGGGCGAGCCCTGGCCCGGCGGCGAGTTCAAGCGCCGGGGCATGGCCGAGGCCGGGGACACGCTCTTCGCGGTCGGCCACCTGGGCCTCGCCCGCGCCGGGCTCCTGGCGCTCGAGGAAAAAGGCCGCCACGCCCAGGCGGACTTCCCCCACGCCGTGGCCTGCCACCTCTGCCCCTGCCTCTCCCCCAAGGCCTCGAACACCCTCTCCCGTCTGCCCTTCGTGCGCGGCCTCATGGACGTCTCGGACGGCCTGGCCCAGGACGTGCCCCGCTTCGTGGGGCCGCGGCTCGGCGCCGCGCTCGACCTCGACCCTGCCGTGCTCCACGAGGAGGTCCGCATCGCGGCCGGGGCCCACGGCCAGGACCCCGCCCTGTTCGCCGCCCTCGGCGGCGAGGACTACGCCCTGCTCGGCGCCCTGCCGCCCGACCGCCTGGCCGAGGCCAGGGACCGGGTGCCGGAGCTCGTGCCCATCGGCACGGTCACGCCCGAGCCCGGGCTCACGCTCCACGGCGCGCCGCTCGGACGCGGCTTCGACCATTTCCAGAAAGACTGA
- a CDS encoding ATP-binding protein, protein MRTTFRSRLLLWFWALLLLAAAPLYFFIADSVKTDLLNNDRQLALHMLDGASWLLTHHEPFADDARLEDWAQQVGDRLGLRLTVIDGGHVLADSKVPWDRVPEMEDHSTRPEVVEAAHGGTGMSVRHSATLDRDLIYVARLAELPGHDHPLVVRVALPMAELTQRLDALKTRFLIILAACMGCAALLSYWATGGMATSIRELSSLVADIGRGAYGRRVRVYSGEEFAPLVEAVNRMAGDIERHVGMVEEQKGQLEALFNGLSEGVMTVDGQGRVVSVNSSFREMFPEAEHGEGKAVLEATLDAELARLVERALKPDFSGEGPRLVLTRPSGRELEARVDAYPDPSGARRAVVVVQDVSQIRKLARVRRDFVANVSHELRTPLTSIKGYAETLSAMPPENVADRDRFLGVIQRNADHMSRMVDSLLALARWENSQPGSRTVAVNARALAEEAAQNIWPAAQGKSVSVAVDAPQDLPEVMGDAGGLADVFRNLIDNAVKYSPEGGSVRVAAEARDERVVFRVEDQGPGIPGHAKDRIFERFYRVGDGPGKKDGGAGLGLAICRNIVTALGGTIWVESPLSDGKGSAFAFDLPRARTAAD, encoded by the coding sequence ATGCGCACGACTTTCCGCTCGAGGCTTCTGCTCTGGTTCTGGGCCCTGCTTCTGCTGGCCGCGGCGCCGCTCTATTTCTTCATCGCCGACTCGGTGAAGACCGACCTCTTGAACAACGACCGCCAGCTGGCCCTGCACATGCTCGACGGCGCGAGCTGGCTCCTGACGCACCACGAGCCCTTTGCCGATGACGCGCGGCTCGAGGACTGGGCGCAGCAGGTGGGCGACCGGCTCGGCCTGCGGCTCACCGTGATCGACGGCGGCCACGTGCTGGCCGACAGCAAGGTCCCCTGGGACCGCGTCCCGGAGATGGAAGACCACAGCACGCGGCCCGAGGTCGTGGAGGCCGCGCACGGCGGCACCGGCATGTCCGTGCGCCACAGCGCCACCCTGGACCGCGACCTGATCTACGTCGCCCGCCTGGCCGAGCTGCCGGGCCACGACCATCCCCTGGTGGTGCGCGTGGCCCTGCCCATGGCCGAGCTCACGCAGCGCCTGGACGCGCTGAAGACCCGCTTCCTGATCATCCTGGCGGCCTGCATGGGCTGCGCGGCGCTGCTCTCCTACTGGGCCACGGGCGGCATGGCCACCTCCATCCGCGAGCTCTCCTCCCTGGTCGCGGACATCGGGCGCGGGGCCTACGGCCGCCGCGTGCGTGTCTACTCGGGCGAGGAGTTCGCGCCCCTGGTCGAGGCGGTCAACCGCATGGCCGGGGACATCGAGCGCCATGTGGGCATGGTCGAGGAGCAGAAGGGCCAGCTCGAGGCCCTGTTCAACGGCCTCTCCGAGGGCGTCATGACCGTGGACGGCCAGGGCCGCGTGGTCTCGGTGAACTCCTCCTTCCGCGAGATGTTCCCCGAGGCCGAGCACGGCGAGGGCAAGGCCGTGCTCGAGGCCACCCTGGACGCGGAGCTCGCCCGCCTCGTGGAGCGGGCGCTGAAGCCCGATTTCTCCGGCGAAGGGCCCCGCCTGGTGCTGACGCGGCCGAGCGGCCGCGAGCTCGAGGCGCGGGTGGACGCCTACCCCGACCCCTCGGGCGCGCGCCGCGCCGTGGTCGTGGTCCAGGACGTCAGCCAGATCAGGAAGCTCGCCCGCGTGCGCCGCGACTTCGTGGCCAACGTCTCGCACGAGCTGCGCACCCCGCTGACCTCCATCAAGGGCTACGCCGAGACGCTCTCGGCCATGCCGCCCGAGAACGTGGCCGACCGCGACCGCTTCCTGGGCGTGATCCAGCGCAACGCCGACCACATGAGCCGCATGGTGGACAGCCTGCTCGCGCTCGCGCGTTGGGAGAACAGCCAGCCCGGGTCGCGCACCGTGGCCGTGAACGCCCGCGCCCTGGCCGAGGAGGCGGCGCAGAACATCTGGCCCGCAGCCCAGGGCAAGTCCGTGAGCGTGGCCGTGGACGCGCCCCAGGACCTGCCCGAGGTCATGGGCGACGCGGGCGGCCTGGCCGACGTCTTCCGCAACCTCATCGACAACGCCGTGAAGTACAGCCCCGAGGGCGGCAGCGTGCGCGTGGCCGCCGAGGCGAGGGACGAGCGCGTGGTCTTCCGCGTGGAGGACCAGGGCCCGGGCATCCCCGGCCACGCCAAGGACCGCATCTTCGAGCGCTTCTACCGCGTGGGCGACGGCCCGGGAAAGAAGGACGGCGGCGCCGGGCTCGGGCTCGCCATCTGCCGCAACATCGTCACCGCGCTCGGCGGCACCATCTGGGTCGAGAGCCCGCTTTCCGACGGCAAGGGCTCGGCCTTCGCCTTCGATCTGCCCCGGGCCCGCACGGCGGCCGACTGA